CTGTAAGAGCAAGAACGTCGGAAAACTGATGTCTGCATGCGGGTTTGTCAGTAAGGGCGGCAGCGGGGAAACCATGCGCTCATCCGCATCCGCATCCTCCTGTGGCGGCTGTTCGGCCGGCAGTTGTGCGGGATGCGGGCACTGATGCCGGCAACCGTTAAAATAGGAACCAGGGGCAGCCAACTCGCACTCTGGCAGGCCCACTGGGTGCGGTCCGCCATCCAGAGGATGAATCCTTCCCTTTTGATTGAAATTGTTACGATCAAAACCAAGGGGGATAAAATTCTGGACACGCCGCTTGCCTTGGTAGGCGGCAAGGGGCTTTTTGTAAAAGAAATTGAAGAAGCGCTCAGCGACGGGCGCATCGATCTCGCGGTTCACAGTTTAAAGGACATGCCGGCAGACATCCCGGCGGGGTTATGCATCGGCCCGATTCCAAAGCGGGAGAGCCCCCAGGACGCTCTGATATCCAAATCCGGCCTGCCGCTGGCACAGTTGCGAAACGGCGCCCGCATCGGGACCAGCAGCCTCCGGCGCGCCGCCCAGTTGCTCCACCGGAGACCGGATATTATCATCCTGCCGTTAAGGGGCAACCTCGACACCCGTATCCGCAAGCTTGAAACTGAAGATATCGACGCCATTGTCCTGGCGGCTGCCGGCCTCAGGCGACTCAACCTTGAGAATAAAATAACCGAATACCTGGATGACGCGGTAATGCTCCCCGCCGTCGGCCAGGGCGCTTTGTGCATTGAACTCAGAAAAGACGACGCCCGCACCGCCGCGGCTGTTGCAGGCCTCAACCACCCGGCAACCCAAACGGTCGTGAGGGGGGAACGGGCTTTTTTAAATCGCCTGGAAGGCGGCTGCCAGGTCCCCATTGCCGCCCATGGCGCCATAAAAAACAACGACTTTACCCTCCAGGGTCTGGTTGCCAATCTGGATGGGACCACTATTATCCGGGATAGATTATCAGGCCCCGCAGCAGAATCTGAAAAAATCGGCACTACCCTGGCCGAACGCCTGCTGTCCATGGGCGCCAAAAAAATATTGGATGAACTGAAAGCGAATGAACAAGCACCAACCCAAAGGTAAAGTTTACCTCGTCGGCGCCGGTCCGGGTCACCCGGATTTAATTACCCTACGGGGCAAGGATTGTATTCAAAGGGCGGATGTTATCATCTACGATTATCTTGCATCGCCCGCCCTGCTCAAGCATGCCTCTGAAAAAGCCGAATTGATCTATGTCGGCAAGAAAGAGGGGCACCACACTTTGCCACAGCCGGAAATCAATGATCTGATCATCAGCAAGGCCCGGCAGGGACTTACCGTAGTCCGTCTGAAAGGCGGCGATCCCTTTATTTTCGGCCGCGGCGGTGAGGAAGCGGAAGCCCTCGTCAAGGAGAACATCCCTTTTGAAGTGGTTCCGGGAGTGACCTCCGCCATTGCGGCGCCGGCTTATGCCGGCATCCCCCTTACCCACCGGGATTTCACATCCACCCTGGCCTTTGTCACCGGGCATGAGAAAACGGCTAAGAGAAAATCGAACATCAATTGGAAAGCGCTTGCCAAGGGCATCGGCACCATCGTCTTTTTCATGGGGGTAAAAAATCTGCCGAATATCACTCAAAAGCTGATGGCGCATGGCATGCCCGCCGACACCCCGGTGGGATTGATCCGCTGGGGCACCACACCCCAACAGATGACGGTTACCGGCACCCTGGCCACCATCGTTGAACGGGTCAAAGCCGCCGGCCTGAAAGCCCCGGCGATTACAGTCGTCGGCCGGGTGGTACAGTTGCGGGAAACATTGAAGTGGGTTGAAACCCGACCCCTGCTGGGGAAAAAAATCGTGGTCACCCGCGCCCGCGAGCAGGCCAGCGACCTGGTAAAAGAGCTCTCTGAACTGGGCGCGGACTGCCTGGAATACCCCACCATCAAAGTCGCCGCGCCCGATGACCGGGCCCTTTTGGACAGCGCCATCGAAAATCTTTCCGCTTACGACTGGCTGGTCTTTACCAGTGTGAACGCAGTGGATTTTTTCTTCAAACGCCTGTTTGAAAAAAACAAGGATGTGCGCGCCCTCGGCCGCCTGCAGACCGCAACCATCGGCCCTGCAACGGAGGGGCGGCTATTTAGTTTCGGCATCAAAAGCGACATCGTTCCCCAGGACTACCGGGCCGAATCCGTGGTGGCCGCTTTTGCCGCTATCGACGTCAAAAACAAAAAGATGCTGCTGCCCCGCGCCAAAGAAGCCAGGCCGGTCCTGCCCGCTGAACTGGAAAAGATGGGGGCTGTTGTGGACGACATCCCGGTCTATTGCACCCTTGCGGTCAGCGACAATGCCGAAAGACTCATCCAACTGCTTGAGGATAAGGAAGTCGACCTGATTACGTTTACCAGTTCCTCAACGGCCAAAAATTTCAAGTCGCTCTTACCGCAGGAAAAGTTTAAATCGCTTTTAAAGGATGTCGCCGTCGCCAGCATCGGGCCGATAACTTCCGAAACCGCTCAAAAGCTGGGATTCAAAGTTCACATTACCGCCGAAGACTACACCATCCCCGGACTGTGCCAGGCCATTCAGGAATATTTCACTTAAGCTGATAAAATATAGCTCTCCTCCTCCCTCCTGACGATAACAGGGTATCCAGTCGTAGACGAATAAAAAAGTTGCCTAAATATGCATTAATGGACTATATTACAGCTCAAAAAGATTATTTTTATGGTTGCAGAATCATGCGCCGATCTAATGAGCAAAAAAAACATATAGGAGTATTATTATGATTGAAGGTATTTCAGTCGATCCTAAAACTTGTCACGGGCAAGCCTGCATCAAGGGCACAAGGATTCCTGTTTATCAGATTATCCGAATGCTGGCCAACGGTGATAAAATGGAAGAACTCCTTAAAGAGTATCCTTCCCTTAAGGTTGAAGACATCTACGCTTGCCTGGATTACGCAGCATCGCTTGCTGAAGAACAGATTACCCCTATTGAAATGTTTGAAAATGCCTTATGAGGATTTTTGCGGACGAAAACATCCCGCTAATGACGATAAATGAGCTGCGTCAGAAGGGGCATGAGGTTATTGATATTCGTGGCACTGACGATCAGGGTTTAGATGATGAAGCGCTATGGCAAAGAGTTCAAATGCAAAAGTGCGTCTTGATTACGACTGACAAAGGCTTTTCAATTCATAGGGATGAAGCTCACCACGGAATTTTGATAATACGTCTTAAGCAACCTACCCTGTTAAAAATCCACCAGCGTGTCATGCAGGCAATCTCAAGATATTCGGAAAAAGACTGGTCGAGTCTGATGGTTGTTATGCGGGATACTGTTCAAAGCAGCTGGAAGCCTCGCAACACATGATGCTTATTCCCGCCGAAGTTAGCAATCTCTAATCCGCAAATCCTTATTCTAATCTTGCTTCATCTGACTTGACGCCCTTTTTCCCCCGGTAATCCAGCAGACAAAAAATCCGGACAGAAGCACGCATGTCAGAACCAGCAACCCCAGCGGTTTGCGTGACAGGGCATAAGATATGGAGCTGTAAAGCATAAAAACACAACTCACACAAAAGATGCCTGTAGTGAAGGGATGGCCGGTGACCTTATTCTAAAAAATCAAAGCACTATTTTTTTAATGCTTTTTTTTGGGGGGGGTGAAAGATTATAAATCAAACGGGGTGAGGCTTTCAAATCCGTCCGGGGTCACGTGGAGGGTCTGCTCGAACTGGGCCGAGAGCGATCCGTCCTTTGTCACCGCCGTCCATTTGTCGGCTAAAATAATCAGTTCTTTTTTGCCCAGATTGATCATGGGCTCGATGGTAAACACCATGCCGGGCACCAGGACGATGCCCGTGCCCTTTTCGCCGTAATGAAGGACCTGGGGCGGTTCATGAAAGTCAAAACCGATCCCATGCCCCACAAACTCTCTGACCACGGAACAGCCCCGGCTTTCGGCATGCTGCTGAATGGCCCAGCCGACATCGCCCAGGGTGCTGCCCGGCTTGACTTGGGACATGCCGATTTTTAGGCAATCCCGGGCTACTTCGACGATTTTCAGTGCATCCGGACCGGGCGTGCCCACAATATAAGTTTTGCTGGCGTCGGCATAGTATCCGCCCATGATCGGCGTGACATCAACATTGATGATGTCCCCGGATTTTAAGCTATAGCCGCCCGGGATGCCGTGACAGATCACCTCATTGACCGAAGTGCAGACACTCTTTGGAAAGCCCTTATAGTTCAGCGGGGCTGGTATGGCGCCGTTTTTAATGGTGATCTCATGCACCAGGGTGTTGATGTCCTCGGTGGTCAGGCCGGGCCTTAATTCGGCTTCCACCCGTTCCAGGGTCTCGACAACCAGTCTGCCGGCCTTTCGAATCGCTTCGATGTCGGCCGGCTCCTTCAGGCGAATTTGATACTTTTGTTCATAGGTTTCCTTGATATTATTTTCCTCAACCCCCGGTTTATTCAAACAGCATTTTTTATGTTTTAAGCCGCTCCCGCAGGGGCATGGATCGTTTCGGCCCACTTTTAATTTGCCAATGATGGATATCATTTTCAGTCCGTTCCTGTCAGCTGTCGGTTTTCAGCGCGTCAATTGTAAATTCCTGAATTTTACATAACAGAACCCCTTTAACAAATCAATTAACCCGGTGTAATTAAAAAGCGGGGTCCGGTCAGTCGTTTTTTTAAAATTGATTTTTAACGTTTTTTAAGTTAGTTGTAAAAGACAGGAACGACTACAAACCGGAGAGAAGCTTTTGGATTTCAATCCAACGATGAAACACAATGTGGTGCGCAAAACGGTCCGCAAGTTTGCCGAATCCGAGCTGGGACCCATCGCCCATGAAATCGACCGTGATGCGCGGTTTCCCCTTGAAGTCATCGAAAAGATGCAGCCGCTCAATTTTTTCGGGCTGCAGATTTCAAAAAAATATGGCGGCGCCGGGCTGGACACCACCAGTTATGCCATTACCATCGAGGAGATTTCGCGTGTATGTGCGGGAGTCGGACTCTGCGTAACGGTCCACAACAGTGTGGGCGCTTTTCCCATTGAACGCTTCGGCACCCCCCGGCAGAAAGAGCGTTTCCTGCCCCCTCTGGCCGGCGGTGAACACATCGGCGCCTTCTGCCTGACGGAAGCAAACGCCGGATCCGATGCCAGCGGTGTTGAAACCACGGCCGTCAAAGAAGGCGATGAATACGTGATCAACGGCACCAAAATCTTTGTCACAAACGGCGGAGTATGCGGAACCGCCCTGATTTTCGCCGTCACCGACCCGGAAAATCCGCGACGGGCCGCCAGCGTTTTCATTGTGGAAAAAGGGACACCCGGGTTTTCCGTGGGCGAAATTGAAGACCTCTGCGGCATGCGCTCCAACCCGGTCTCTTCCCTTTTTTTTGAGGACTGCCGGATCCCATCCGAAAATCATCTGGGCCGGGAGGGGGATGGATTAAAGATCGGCCTGACAGCCCTGGACACCGGCCGGATCGGAATCGCCGCCCAGGCCCTGGGCATTGCCCAGGCTGCTTTCGAGGCATCGGTCAAGTACTCCCAGGAACGGCAGCAGTTCAAAAAGCCGCTGTCTTCATTTCAAACCATTCAAAATTATCTGGCGGACATGGCCACAGAGATTGACGCCGCCCGGCTGCTGTTGTATCGGGCCTGCGCCCTTAAAGACGCAGCCAAGCCCTTTGGCGCCGAAGCCGCCATGGCCAAACTTTATTGCAGCACGACGGCGACGCGCATTACCAACCTGGCGGTTCAGATTCACGGCGGCTATGGATACAGCAAGGAATACGACGTGGAGCGTTATTTCAGGGACGCCAAGGTCACCGAAATTTATGAGGGCACCAGCGAAGTTCAGCGGATGGTCATTTCCCGCGCAGTGCTCAGCAAACTGACGTAAACGATATGATCAAACTGATTGTCTGCATCAAACAGGTCCCGATGGTATCGGAATTGCCGTGGGACGCGCACACCGGAACCCTGAAACGGGACATGGCTGAAGGGATGATGAATCCGGCCTGCAGCCATGCCCTGGAGGCGGCCCTGCAGATCAAGGAAAAACACGGCGGGCACATCACCGCTCTGACCATGGGCCCTCCCATGGCCGAAGAGGTTTTGCGGGAAGCCATTGCGCTGGGGGCTGACCGCGGCATCCTCCTGACCGATCCCCGCATGGCCGGCGCCGACACCTTTGCGACCTCCTATATTCTTGCCCGGGCCATCGAAAAAATGTGCCCCGGCTTCGATCTTATCTTTTGCGGCTGTCATACCAGCGACAGCGAAACCGCCCAGGTCGGCCCCCAACTCAGTGAAGAGCTGAATGTTCCCGGCGCCGCATATGTCGAAAAACTGGATTTAACCGACCGAATCCTGCGCATCCGGCGATTGTCCGACAATTTTTTAGAAACCCTTGAATTCGATTTGCCCGGACTCATCACCCTGACAACCCAGCATTACGAACCGCGCTATTTACCGCTGTCCGGCATGCAGCAGGCCTTTGAACACGGAGAAGTCGTTACCGTGCATGCGGCTGATCTCGGCCTCGACGCAAAATTTACGAGCCGGGAAAATTCCCCTACCCGGATTTTAGATGTTTTCTCACCGGTCGCACAAAACAAAAACATTGTCATAACAGGCGTCCCCAAAAAAATCGTCGAAAAACTATTTGAAAAATTTGAAGACAAAATCGGCGGCGCCATCGGGAAAGATCTTAAAAAAACAGTATGATGGACGCAAAACGCAACATATGGGTGTTCGGTGATTACCGCAATTATTTTCAAAACCGGGTCACCCTGCAGCTTTTATCCCGCGCTGTTGATCTCGCACCAAAGATTGATGCCAGTGTCGGAGCGGTGGTGCTCGGCAGCAACATTAATGAATATGTAAATGAATATATCGCCCACGGCGCCCAAAAAGTTTACTCGATCGAACACCCTGCCCTGGCCAATTACAGCATCGAGACATACACCACTTTAATTGAAAGGCTGGCACGAAAATACAGGCCCGATATTTTTCTGGTGGGGGCCACCTCTTTCGGCCGGGAGCTGGCGCCACGGTTGGCCAAACGGCTTAGAACCGGCCTGACGGCCGACTGCATCCGGCTGGATATCAATGCGGACGGCTTTCTGGAGCAGACCGCGCCTTCATTCGGCGGCAATCTACTGGCAAAAATCGTGACCCCCGTTAGCCGCCCCCAGATGGCAACCGTCCGCCCGGGTTCGTTTCAGGAAATACCTCACGACAGCACCCGCCAGGGAATGGTCATTTGCGAACCCATGCCCCCAAAACTTCCCAGAGAACGCATGCGTCTGATAGACTATGAACGCAAACCCCTGCGCGGCCAGAGAATCGAAGAAGCCAGCGTGGTGGTGTGTGGCGGCCGGGGGATGGGCAGCAAAAATAAATTCAAGAAACTGTTCGAGCTGGCGCAGCTGCTGGGAGGGGAAGTCGGCGCTACCCGGCCCGTTGTCTATTCCGGCTGGGCCGAACCCGACGCCCTGGTCGGCCAGGCCGGCAAACAAATTAAACCGCAGGTTCTTTTTTCTTTCGGCATCAGCGGCGCCATTCAGCATACCGCCGGCTTCAACAACGCCGGCCTGGTCATCGCCGTCAACAAAAACCCCAATGCGACCATGATGAAAATAGCCGATGTCGCCATCGTGGCGGACGCCAATCAGTTCTGTTCCATTCTGATCAAGGAACTGAAAAAAAGAATCCGCAGCTAAGGAATAACCGCTATGGAAAATATGCTCCAAACAATCTGGAAGGTGCTGGCCGCCTATGGGCTGAAGGTCTTTGCCGCCCTGGTGATCTTGATCCTGGGTCGTTGGCTGGCCCAATTTATCAAAAGCGTCATCAAAAAAGTAATGCTGAAAAGGGGGGTTGAACCGACCCTGATTTCCTTTACGGCGGATCTGGCTTATTTTACGCTGCTGGTATTTGTCGTGATCGCCGCCCTCGGCCAGCTCGGCATTCAAACCACCTCTTTTATCGCGGTGATCGGGGCGGCCGGTCTGGCCATTGGTCTCGCCCTGCAGGGATCTCTGGCAAACTTTGCTTCCGGCTTTCTGATGATTCTGTTTCGCCCCTTCAAGGTCGGCGATTATATCGAAGGCGCCGGCGGCGGCGGAACCGTTGAAAAAATGAAAATTTTCTCCACCCAGCTGTTGACCCCGGACAATAAAACCATCATCATCCCCAACTCCAAGTTGACCTCTGACAATATCATCAACTATTCCACCACGGGTACCCGGCGGATCGACCTGGTGTTTGGCATCGGCTACCAGGACGATATCGACAAGGCCAAAAAAATAATAGCGGATGTCTTGGCGGCAGACGAACGGATTCTGAAGGATCCGCCACCCAAAATTGCCTTGTTGGAGCTGGCGGACAGCAGCGTCAATTTTGCGGTTCGTCCCTGGGTTAAGTCGCAGGATTATTGGAATGTCCGTTTTGACCTTGTCGAAACCATCAAAAAGCAGTTTGATAAAAACAGCATTACCATTCCGTTTCCCCAGAGAGATGTGCATGTCTACAAGCAGAGCCTTGACTCCGGCGAATAAATCCCCATATTGTCGGTGTGATTCAGTACATATTTTTATAAATACGCGGATTTGTTTCGGTAAAATGGATTATAGACTTTAACGGACTATCTTAAAGAAATCCCCTGTTCCCCCCTTTGAAAAAGGGGGTGCAGGGGGGATTTAAATAAGGAATTTTTTTGATTTATGCATTACGAAGGTAATATCATTCGGCCTCCCAGCGAGGCCAACAGTATTCTGCTGCAGGTGACCGTCGGCTGCTCCCGCAACAAGTGCACCTTTTGCGGCACTTACCAGGGGGAACGCTTTCGCATCAAGCCGGATGAGGTTGTT
The nucleotide sequence above comes from Desulfobacterales bacterium. Encoded proteins:
- a CDS encoding zinc ribbon domain-containing protein, producing MPIYEFRCKKCNREFEYLVFGSDKPVCPCCKSKNVGKLMSACGFVSKGGSGETMRSSASASSCGGCSAGSCAGCGH
- the hemC gene encoding hydroxymethylbilane synthase — its product is MPATVKIGTRGSQLALWQAHWVRSAIQRMNPSLLIEIVTIKTKGDKILDTPLALVGGKGLFVKEIEEALSDGRIDLAVHSLKDMPADIPAGLCIGPIPKRESPQDALISKSGLPLAQLRNGARIGTSSLRRAAQLLHRRPDIIILPLRGNLDTRIRKLETEDIDAIVLAAAGLRRLNLENKITEYLDDAVMLPAVGQGALCIELRKDDARTAAAVAGLNHPATQTVVRGERAFLNRLEGGCQVPIAAHGAIKNNDFTLQGLVANLDGTTIIRDRLSGPAAESEKIGTTLAERLLSMGAKKILDELKANEQAPTQR
- the cobA gene encoding uroporphyrinogen-III C-methyltransferase; amino-acid sequence: MNKHQPKGKVYLVGAGPGHPDLITLRGKDCIQRADVIIYDYLASPALLKHASEKAELIYVGKKEGHHTLPQPEINDLIISKARQGLTVVRLKGGDPFIFGRGGEEAEALVKENIPFEVVPGVTSAIAAPAYAGIPLTHRDFTSTLAFVTGHEKTAKRKSNINWKALAKGIGTIVFFMGVKNLPNITQKLMAHGMPADTPVGLIRWGTTPQQMTVTGTLATIVERVKAAGLKAPAITVVGRVVQLRETLKWVETRPLLGKKIVVTRAREQASDLVKELSELGADCLEYPTIKVAAPDDRALLDSAIENLSAYDWLVFTSVNAVDFFFKRLFEKNKDVRALGRLQTATIGPATEGRLFSFGIKSDIVPQDYRAESVVAAFAAIDVKNKKMLLPRAKEARPVLPAELEKMGAVVDDIPVYCTLAVSDNAERLIQLLEDKEVDLITFTSSSTAKNFKSLLPQEKFKSLLKDVAVASIGPITSETAQKLGFKVHITAEDYTIPGLCQAIQEYFT
- a CDS encoding DUF433 domain-containing protein; this encodes MIEGISVDPKTCHGQACIKGTRIPVYQIIRMLANGDKMEELLKEYPSLKVEDIYACLDYAASLAEEQITPIEMFENAL
- a CDS encoding DUF5615 family PIN-like protein, which encodes MTINELRQKGHEVIDIRGTDDQGLDDEALWQRVQMQKCVLITTDKGFSIHRDEAHHGILIIRLKQPTLLKIHQRVMQAISRYSEKDWSSLMVVMRDTVQSSWKPRNT
- the map gene encoding type I methionyl aminopeptidase, translating into MISIIGKLKVGRNDPCPCGSGLKHKKCCLNKPGVEENNIKETYEQKYQIRLKEPADIEAIRKAGRLVVETLERVEAELRPGLTTEDINTLVHEITIKNGAIPAPLNYKGFPKSVCTSVNEVICHGIPGGYSLKSGDIINVDVTPIMGGYYADASKTYIVGTPGPDALKIVEVARDCLKIGMSQVKPGSTLGDVGWAIQQHAESRGCSVVREFVGHGIGFDFHEPPQVLHYGEKGTGIVLVPGMVFTIEPMINLGKKELIILADKWTAVTKDGSLSAQFEQTLHVTPDGFESLTPFDL
- a CDS encoding acyl-CoA dehydrogenase, whose product is MDFNPTMKHNVVRKTVRKFAESELGPIAHEIDRDARFPLEVIEKMQPLNFFGLQISKKYGGAGLDTTSYAITIEEISRVCAGVGLCVTVHNSVGAFPIERFGTPRQKERFLPPLAGGEHIGAFCLTEANAGSDASGVETTAVKEGDEYVINGTKIFVTNGGVCGTALIFAVTDPENPRRAASVFIVEKGTPGFSVGEIEDLCGMRSNPVSSLFFEDCRIPSENHLGREGDGLKIGLTALDTGRIGIAAQALGIAQAAFEASVKYSQERQQFKKPLSSFQTIQNYLADMATEIDAARLLLYRACALKDAAKPFGAEAAMAKLYCSTTATRITNLAVQIHGGYGYSKEYDVERYFRDAKVTEIYEGTSEVQRMVISRAVLSKLT
- a CDS encoding electron transfer flavoprotein subunit beta/FixA family protein, which translates into the protein MIKLIVCIKQVPMVSELPWDAHTGTLKRDMAEGMMNPACSHALEAALQIKEKHGGHITALTMGPPMAEEVLREAIALGADRGILLTDPRMAGADTFATSYILARAIEKMCPGFDLIFCGCHTSDSETAQVGPQLSEELNVPGAAYVEKLDLTDRILRIRRLSDNFLETLEFDLPGLITLTTQHYEPRYLPLSGMQQAFEHGEVVTVHAADLGLDAKFTSRENSPTRILDVFSPVAQNKNIVITGVPKKIVEKLFEKFEDKIGGAIGKDLKKTV
- a CDS encoding electron transfer flavoprotein subunit alpha/FixB family protein — protein: MMDAKRNIWVFGDYRNYFQNRVTLQLLSRAVDLAPKIDASVGAVVLGSNINEYVNEYIAHGAQKVYSIEHPALANYSIETYTTLIERLARKYRPDIFLVGATSFGRELAPRLAKRLRTGLTADCIRLDINADGFLEQTAPSFGGNLLAKIVTPVSRPQMATVRPGSFQEIPHDSTRQGMVICEPMPPKLPRERMRLIDYERKPLRGQRIEEASVVVCGGRGMGSKNKFKKLFELAQLLGGEVGATRPVVYSGWAEPDALVGQAGKQIKPQVLFSFGISGAIQHTAGFNNAGLVIAVNKNPNATMMKIADVAIVADANQFCSILIKELKKRIRS
- a CDS encoding mechanosensitive ion channel is translated as MENMLQTIWKVLAAYGLKVFAALVILILGRWLAQFIKSVIKKVMLKRGVEPTLISFTADLAYFTLLVFVVIAALGQLGIQTTSFIAVIGAAGLAIGLALQGSLANFASGFLMILFRPFKVGDYIEGAGGGGTVEKMKIFSTQLLTPDNKTIIIPNSKLTSDNIINYSTTGTRRIDLVFGIGYQDDIDKAKKIIADVLAADERILKDPPPKIALLELADSSVNFAVRPWVKSQDYWNVRFDLVETIKKQFDKNSITIPFPQRDVHVYKQSLDSGE